The Sinorhizobium sp. B11 genomic interval CCGGGTAGCGCTATATAGAGAAGCGAGGCGAGGGTGTCTGCCGGCGCGACCGATATCGTGTCTCTTGAGGCGCCAGCGAGCCCGTCGGCATCCTTCCAGATCGGATTGACGAGGGATGGCCAGGGGATGCGGACGGTCTGGATAACGATCCAGGCCGAGGTGATGATCAAGAGAAGCAGCGCCGAGACGAAGACCCAGCGAGCACGTCGGGGCTCACCGAAAAGCAATAGCGCCGCAAGACCCAGAGTGAACATGCAGATTGCGATGGCTGCGAACGGCTTTGCATCGACCAGGCCGAACGGAATGACCGCAGCCAGCACCACCGCGCTGTAGAGGCCGGCAAGTATGGTCTTCAATCTATCCGTCACAGACACGGCCAAACTTTGAGAGGTCGGCCGCCCCTCCGGCGCCGCTGTTTTTGTCTCTGCAAGAATTGTGCGACTTTTGCAACCCCGCACGAATCCGGTGCGACAATCGTACCAGAATTGGCCGCCACATTCGGTTGCTTCGGAAAAAAGATAGTTCGCTAAAATTGTCCAGAACGATTTAAACGGATCGAGAGCCCTGCCTCCGTATGTTCCCGTCGTTGGCTGAAGCTGGATAGAGCTTCGACCAATGGAAGCCGGATTTCAACCGGCATGGATATTCGACCGCAATGCGGTCGTCGAAACGGGGTAAGAAAATGTTTAAGCACGCGCTGGTTACTGCGGTGACGCTTGCATCTCTGTTTGCGGTTCAGACCGCGCAGGCCGCCGGTCCTGCCGGTATTGCCCGCGGATTGAAGGCCGCGCCGGCATTCAGCTATATTTCCGAAAAGCGCCGGACTACGGCACCTTTCGCCCATGTGATGTTCTGCGCGCAAAACCCCGGTGAATGCGAGGCACGCGGTGGAGCTTCGGAAATTTCGCTGAATGAATTCGCGAACAAGCAGCTTCGATCGGTCAATGCCTCGGTCAACCGTTCGATCCGCCCGGTGAACGACAGCCAGGATCAGGGCGATGTCTGGCAGGTGAACGTGAAATCGGGTGACTGCGAGGATTTCGCGCTGACGAAGCGTGATCATCTCATTGCGATGGGCTGGTCGCCGAAGGCACTGCGGATTGCGGTGACGAAGACGCCCTACGGTGAAGGACACGCGGTTCTGGTTGTCAAGACCGATCAGGGCGATCTGGTGCTCGACAACCGCACGAATGCGATCAAGGGCTGGAAGGATACGGATCTTCGCTGGCTGATGATCCAGTCGGGCGATAACCCGCGGATATGGTACGAACTCTGATTGGATTTGCTGCACCGTAAAACCAGCCGGACAGACGGTTCTTAGCCGAGCCGTTGGTTTCGTATCACGAACATGGATGGCGTGACGCCCATTGCGTCACGTTCTGGGCTCCATCAAAAAGGCGTCACTTTCCGCGGGCACAAGTTCCAGCGGCCAGATGCGGTTACGCACTCCGTTGCTGTAGGTTTCCGAATAGGCAGGCATTCCCGCAAGCAAGGTTTCGGCAAGTGCCGCACCGAGGTCAGGCAGCGACATGCGGAAGCAGGTGAGTGTCGGCTGCAGGAATCTGGCGCGGGGTTCCTCGCGGAAGCCGATAACAGCGAGATCGCGGCCGGGGACGATGCCGGCTTCGACAAGGCGGCGGTAGAGGCCGATCGCCATCAGTTCGTAGATCAAAATGATCGCTGTGGGCTTGTCCTCGATCCGCAACAGTTCGTCGCCGGCTTGATACCCGCCCTGTTCACTGGACTTCACGCGGATCACCAGCTTCGGATCATAGCCGATACCGTGCTTCTCCAGGGCCTTCCGGTAGGCATCGACAAAGATATAGCCGAGATTGATCTCCCCTGACGGTGCGGCAATCGCAATGCGGCGATGCCCCTTGCCGACGAGCCGGTCGACGGCGCAGGTCGCAACACCTTCGAAATCAAGGTCGATCCAGGTGAAGTTGCCGCCGCCGGAAGAGCTGCGACCGAGTGCGACGAAGGGGATCTTCGCCTTGACGAGCAAATCGATGCGTTTGTCGATGCGTTGAGTTGCGGAGATGATCATGGCATCGACGACACGGCGCGCCACCATACGCTTCAGATACTCGTAGGGATCCTCGTCGCTGGGGCAGGGCAGCATGACGAGATCGAGTTTATGTCGCGACAACACGCTTTGGAGCCCGCCGGTGACGCCGAGGAAGAAGTTGTCGCTGTTTTCGACCGTCTCCTTGCTGGATTCAATCATCAGGCCGATGACGTTGGTCGTTCCCTGACGAAGGCTGCGGCCGGATTGATTGGCCACGTAACCGAATTCTTGGGCGGCGGCCAGCACGCGCTTGCGGGTCTCCTCGTTGACATCGGCCTTGCCGTTCAGCGCACGCGAAACCGTCCCGATCGATATATCGAGATGTTCGGCGAGCTGGCGGATACCCTTCATCTGCAAACTTTCTTCCGGTAGGCGGATCCTCTCATCTTATTGCCATGAGAAAACGTTTACGGAAAGCATTTGCCGTGACGGCGTACTGTATTTTTGCGCGGTCCGAAAAAAAATTTGTTGCTGCATTGCCGAAGCTTTTGCCTAAGCGCCCGTTCGCATTGTGATTTTCCGCAGCAATTTGACAAACCGTGCCGGCATTGACAGCAGCAAACGTTTCCGCTTAGTATCGTAAACGTTTACGGAAGGCGTTTCGGGAGGAAATCTGAAGCGCACCGCTGGAGGAAATCGTGAAATTGAATGCCATTCTGTGCGGGTGCGGAGCTATGTCCAAAGGCTGGCTGCGTGCTATCAAGGAAACGCCCGACCTTGCCGAGGCAATCGAAGTCGTCGGCCTTGTCGACGTCAATCCGGCTGCCGCTGAGAAGCTCGCCGAGGAATTCGGCTTGAGCGCGGCTCGCATCGGCACCGATCTCGCCGCCGTCATCGCCGAAACCAAAGCAGACATCGTTTTCGATGTCGTTATCCCGACCGCTCGTTTCAACGTCGTATCGACGGCCATGAAGGCCGGTTGCCATGTGCTGAGTGAAAAGCCGATGGCGACCTCGCTTGCTGAAGGTGCAGCACTCATCGACCTTGCCGCCGAGACCGGCAAAATCCATGCGATCATTCAGAACCGCCGTTTCATATCCGGTGTGCGCCGCCTGCGTCGCTTCGTCGAGAGCGGGGCGATCGGCGAGTTGACCGGCATTCATTGTGACTTCTTCATCGCCCCGCATTTCGGTGGCTTCCGCGAAGAGATGGACAATGTCCTGTTGCTGGACATGGCGATCCACACTTTCGATGCGGCACGCTATGTGGCCGGCAAAAAGCCGCTCGCCGTCTATTGCGTTGAGCGTAATCCCAGAGGGTCCTGGTATCGCCATGGTGCCTCGGCCAATGCCACTTTCGAATTCTCCGACGATGTCGTCTTCACCTATCGCGGCTCCTGGTGTGCCGAGGGTGAGCGCACGAGCTGGGAAAGCCAGTGGCGGATCGTCGGTTCCAGGGGCATGCTGACCTGGGATGGCGAGGACGGGTTCAAGGCGGCTACCTCCGGCAATGAGACGGGCCTGCTTCACGGCTTTTCGCCTGTGGAGGTTCCCGCACCCGAGCGCGAGGAAGAAACGCATGGCCATGCCAGCGTGATCGCCAGCTTCGTCGAAGCGATCCGCACCGGCAAGCGGCCGGAGACGGCCAGTTCCGACAATATCAGAAGCCTCGCCATGGTTTTCGGTGCGATCGAAAGCGCCAAGACCGGACGTCGCGTCGAAATTTCAGCATAAGGATAGATGACGTGAGCAACCCCGCCAAAGCCATTCGCATCGGCACCATGGTCAGCGCCTCCAAGGGCGGCGCCGACAAGCGCATTGCCCAGATCGCCGATATGGGTTTCGAAAGCTTCGAGCCTTTCTTCTGGCAGACCACCAATGGCCAGGATCTCGCCGAACTCGGCAAGCGTAGCGTCGACGCAATCGGTGATCGCGACATCACCATTTCGACGCTCGGCATGTTCGGCAATCCGCTCGAGGAGACCGATATCGACCTGCAGACGCTGCAGGGCTGGAAGGATTGCATCGATAACGCCCATCACTTCGGCGCCACCTGCGTTGCCGGTTTTACCGGCCGCATCCGCAACAAGCCGCTGACCGAAAGTCTGCCGCGCTACAAGCAGATCTGGAGCGAGCTCGCCAAGCGCGCTGCCGACAAGGGCATCAAGATCGCTTTCGAAAATTGCGCCATGGACGGCAACTGGGCGACCGGCGACTGGAACATTGCCCACAATCCCGATGCCTGGGAACTGATCTTCAACGAGACGCCCGACGACAATATCGGCCTCGAATGGGAGCCGTGCCATCAGATGGTCTATCTGATCGAGCCGCTGCCGCAGATCCGCAAGTGGGCGAGCAAGATCTTCCACGTCCACGGCAAGGATGCGACCATCCGCTGGGATGTGATCAAGGAACACGGTATTTTCGGCAAGGAGAAGTTCGTCTTCATGCGCACGCCGGGCTTCGGCGACAGCAACTGGACAGACATCATTTCCGAGCTGCGGCTCGCCGGCTGGTCCGGTTCCATCGATATCGAAGGCTGGCATGACCCGGTCTATCGTGATGCGCTCGAAATGACCGGTCAGGTCTACGCGCTCAATCATCTGAAACATGCCCGGGGCGGCGATTTCGTCATCGATCCGGTGTGAGGAAACATGGCCGGCACGGAGGACATGCCGGCCATTTCAAGGGATAACCACGAAGGAGGAGAACTATGGCTATCCGCAAATTTGCAGTTCTGGGTGCGCTGGCGCTTGCTGGCGTTTCGCTCTTCGGTCTTTCCGCCAAGGCGGAAGACGTCAAGCTGACGCTGTGGTCGCTCGACAAGGACATCCAGCCGGCGCCGAACCTGGTCAAGGAATTCAATGACCAGCACAATGGCATTACCATCGAATATCGCCTGATCCAGTTCGATGACGTCGTTACCGAAGCGATGCGCGCCTATGCTACCGGCCAGGCTCCCGACATCATCGCCGTCGACAATCCCGAGCACGCGCTATTTTCATCGCGCGGCGCCTTCCTTGATCTGACCGATATGATCAAGAATTCCAAGGTCATCAAGCCCGAAAACTACTTCCCCGGACCGCTGAAGTCGGTCGAGTGGGACGGCAAATATTTCGGTGTGCCGAAGGCAACGAACACGATCGCGCTTTACTACAACAAGGACATGTTCAAGGCGAAAGGCCTTGATCCGAACAAGCCGCCGCAGACCTGGGACGAACTTGTCGAAGATGCCCGCAAGCTGACGGATCCGGCTAAGAACGTCTATGGTCTCGCCTTCTCGGCCAAGGCCAATGAGGAAGGCACCTTCCAGTTCCTGCCCTGGGCGCAGATGGGCGGCGGCAGTTATGAACACATCAATTCCGACGGTGCGGTCAAGGCGCTTGAAGTCTGGAAGACGATCATGGACGAGAAGCTTGCTTCTCCGGATACGCTGACCCGTGGCCAGTGGGATTCGACCGGCACTTTCAATTCCGGCAACGCTGCCATGGCGATTTCCGGTCCGTGGGAGCTGGACCGTATGACGAAGGAAGCCAAGTTCGACTGGGGTGTCACTCTGCTGCCGGTCCCGAAAGAAGGTGCTGAGCGTTCCTCGGCCATGGGCGACTTCAACTGGGCGGTTTTCTCGACGAGCAAACATCCGGCTGAAGCCTTCAAGGCGCTCGAATATTTCGCGTCGCAGGACGACAAGATGTTCAAGAACTTCGGCCAGCTTCCGGCCCGTTCCGATATCTCGATCCCCGAGACCGGCCAGCCGTTGAAGGATGCTGCCCTCAAGGTCTTCCTCGAACAGCTGAAATACGCCAAGCCGCGCGGCCCGCATCCGCAGTGGCCGAAGATTTCCAAGGCGATCCAGGACGCCATTCAGGCCGCACTCACCGGCCAGATGAGTCCGAAGGACGCGCTTGATCAGGCTGCCGACAAGATCAAGGCAGTGCTCGGCTAACCATCACCGGATGGCCACCGGCCATCCATCTTTTCCTCCCGGCAGGGGCTGTCTCCCGCGAAAGCGTCGGGCAGCCCCGTTCGGAGCAATGGAGGACCCATGAGAAGGATCCTTTCCAGCGTCAGGGATGGCCGCGGTTTCGATATCGTGCTCGTCGCCTTTCCGCTCGGCTTTCTGTTCCTGATGGCAGGCCTGCCGCTCATCTACAATGTGGTGATGAGCTTTCAGGAGGTTGACATGTTCAGCCTCGGTACCTTCTCACGCCCCTGGGTGGGTTTCAAGAATTACGTGGACCTCTTTGCACAGCCTGAAACGCTGCCGATCCTCTACAATACGGCGATCTTCGTCGTCGGTTCGATCGCCGGCCAGTTCTTGATAGGCTTCGGTCTGGCACTGTTCTTCTGGGTCAATTTCCCAGGCGCCTCCTGGCTGCGCGGCCTCTTTCTTGTCTCCTGGGTCATGCCTGGCCTCGTCGTTGGTGCGATCTGGAACTGGATCCTGTCAGGTGATTTCGGTGTGCTGAACTTCATCCTGAAGGAAAGCGGCATCATCTCCGGCAATATCTTCTGGCGCTCGGACCCGCACTATTCGCTCTACGCCGTCATCATCGCCAATATCTGGCTC includes:
- a CDS encoding transglutaminase-like cysteine peptidase produces the protein MFKHALVTAVTLASLFAVQTAQAAGPAGIARGLKAAPAFSYISEKRRTTAPFAHVMFCAQNPGECEARGGASEISLNEFANKQLRSVNASVNRSIRPVNDSQDQGDVWQVNVKSGDCEDFALTKRDHLIAMGWSPKALRIAVTKTPYGEGHAVLVVKTDQGDLVLDNRTNAIKGWKDTDLRWLMIQSGDNPRIWYEL
- a CDS encoding substrate-binding domain-containing protein yields the protein MKGIRQLAEHLDISIGTVSRALNGKADVNEETRKRVLAAAQEFGYVANQSGRSLRQGTTNVIGLMIESSKETVENSDNFFLGVTGGLQSVLSRHKLDLVMLPCPSDEDPYEYLKRMVARRVVDAMIISATQRIDKRIDLLVKAKIPFVALGRSSSGGGNFTWIDLDFEGVATCAVDRLVGKGHRRIAIAAPSGEINLGYIFVDAYRKALEKHGIGYDPKLVIRVKSSEQGGYQAGDELLRIEDKPTAIILIYELMAIGLYRRLVEAGIVPGRDLAVIGFREEPRARFLQPTLTCFRMSLPDLGAALAETLLAGMPAYSETYSNGVRNRIWPLELVPAESDAFLMEPRT
- a CDS encoding Gfo/Idh/MocA family oxidoreductase codes for the protein MKLNAILCGCGAMSKGWLRAIKETPDLAEAIEVVGLVDVNPAAAEKLAEEFGLSAARIGTDLAAVIAETKADIVFDVVIPTARFNVVSTAMKAGCHVLSEKPMATSLAEGAALIDLAAETGKIHAIIQNRRFISGVRRLRRFVESGAIGELTGIHCDFFIAPHFGGFREEMDNVLLLDMAIHTFDAARYVAGKKPLAVYCVERNPRGSWYRHGASANATFEFSDDVVFTYRGSWCAEGERTSWESQWRIVGSRGMLTWDGEDGFKAATSGNETGLLHGFSPVEVPAPEREEETHGHASVIASFVEAIRTGKRPETASSDNIRSLAMVFGAIESAKTGRRVEISA
- a CDS encoding sugar phosphate isomerase/epimerase, whose amino-acid sequence is MSNPAKAIRIGTMVSASKGGADKRIAQIADMGFESFEPFFWQTTNGQDLAELGKRSVDAIGDRDITISTLGMFGNPLEETDIDLQTLQGWKDCIDNAHHFGATCVAGFTGRIRNKPLTESLPRYKQIWSELAKRAADKGIKIAFENCAMDGNWATGDWNIAHNPDAWELIFNETPDDNIGLEWEPCHQMVYLIEPLPQIRKWASKIFHVHGKDATIRWDVIKEHGIFGKEKFVFMRTPGFGDSNWTDIISELRLAGWSGSIDIEGWHDPVYRDALEMTGQVYALNHLKHARGGDFVIDPV
- a CDS encoding sugar ABC transporter substrate-binding protein — its product is MAIRKFAVLGALALAGVSLFGLSAKAEDVKLTLWSLDKDIQPAPNLVKEFNDQHNGITIEYRLIQFDDVVTEAMRAYATGQAPDIIAVDNPEHALFSSRGAFLDLTDMIKNSKVIKPENYFPGPLKSVEWDGKYFGVPKATNTIALYYNKDMFKAKGLDPNKPPQTWDELVEDARKLTDPAKNVYGLAFSAKANEEGTFQFLPWAQMGGGSYEHINSDGAVKALEVWKTIMDEKLASPDTLTRGQWDSTGTFNSGNAAMAISGPWELDRMTKEAKFDWGVTLLPVPKEGAERSSAMGDFNWAVFSTSKHPAEAFKALEYFASQDDKMFKNFGQLPARSDISIPETGQPLKDAALKVFLEQLKYAKPRGPHPQWPKISKAIQDAIQAALTGQMSPKDALDQAADKIKAVLG
- a CDS encoding sugar ABC transporter permease produces the protein MRRILSSVRDGRGFDIVLVAFPLGFLFLMAGLPLIYNVVMSFQEVDMFSLGTFSRPWVGFKNYVDLFAQPETLPILYNTAIFVVGSIAGQFLIGFGLALFFWVNFPGASWLRGLFLVSWVMPGLVVGAIWNWILSGDFGVLNFILKESGIISGNIFWRSDPHYSLYAVIIANIWLGTSFNMILLSVGLSGIPGDLYEAAELDGATAWQRFWTITLPMMRSTIGAIIALGLIFTLQQFDLFAAITSGGPNNSSNVTQYWAWDLSFRQYDFAKGATISVIMIVFVMFASVVYVRSTRHEVRG